A genomic stretch from Desulfolutivibrio sulfodismutans DSM 3696 includes:
- the hypB gene encoding hydrogenase nickel incorporation protein HypB, translating to MQIPVIRNILEANARVSDDLKRLFAEKGILALNLMSSPGAGKTTLLERTLTDLASEFSMAVIEGDLQTDNDAQRVAATGAQAVQINTEGGCHLTSAQVLAACKELNLDGLDILFIENVGNLVCPAEFDVGEDHKITLLSVTEGDDKPEKYPLMFNISSALLLNKTDLLPYVDFSLERASNFARGLNADIKVFPVSCRAREGLDAWYDWLRAARAAKKG from the coding sequence ATGCAAATCCCCGTCATCCGCAACATCCTTGAGGCCAACGCCCGCGTCTCCGACGATCTGAAACGGCTGTTCGCCGAAAAAGGCATCCTGGCCCTCAACCTCATGAGTTCCCCTGGGGCCGGCAAGACCACCCTCCTGGAACGCACCCTCACGGACCTGGCGTCCGAATTCTCCATGGCCGTCATCGAAGGCGACCTGCAAACCGACAATGACGCCCAGCGCGTGGCCGCCACCGGGGCCCAGGCCGTGCAGATCAACACCGAAGGCGGCTGCCACCTGACCAGCGCCCAGGTTCTGGCGGCCTGCAAGGAACTCAACCTGGACGGGTTGGACATCCTTTTTATCGAAAACGTGGGCAACCTGGTGTGCCCGGCGGAATTCGACGTGGGCGAGGACCACAAGATCACCCTGCTCTCGGTCACCGAAGGCGACGACAAGCCGGAAAAATATCCCCTCATGTTCAACATCTCCTCGGCCCTTCTGCTCAACAAGACCGATCTGTTACCCTATGTGGATTTCAGCCTGGAGCGGGCCTCGAACTTCGCCCGGGGCTTAAACGCGGACATCAAGGTCTTTCCCGTGTCCTGCCGGGCCCGGGAAGGCCTCGACGCCTGGTACGACTGGCTGCGCGCCGCCCGGGCGGCAAAAAAGGGCTGA
- a CDS encoding amphi-Trp domain-containing protein has product MSEKNVLFESEGKALTYDAGVLLRRIADGLCKGQIELDGESEAVCIPLANDVSMEIKIKDKAKGEACKRVLEIEMKWLVPKPE; this is encoded by the coding sequence ATGAGCGAAAAAAACGTATTGTTCGAGTCCGAAGGCAAAGCCCTGACCTATGACGCCGGGGTGCTTTTGCGCCGTATTGCGGACGGCCTGTGCAAGGGACAGATCGAACTCGACGGGGAGTCGGAAGCTGTCTGCATCCCCCTGGCCAACGACGTATCGATGGAGATAAAGATCAAGGACAAGGCCAAAGGCGAGGCCTGCAAGCGGGTTTTGGAAATCGAGATGAAGTGGTTGGTTCCCAAGCCCGAATAG
- a CDS encoding CHASE4 domain-containing protein — protein sequence MGLRRATILLTGLTLAVLLVALYATSRFIILDRFLSLENEITRQNVERGVNALMARLAQLGLLATDWANWDDAYAFVVEPGEEFVQSNLTPETFVHQNLDIILFFDVTGSVVWGKFREPGQLAPEPLSPPLREICESAVQRLSGVEDGAPKDGILLLPQGAYLVAIHPLLKSDATGPHRGYLLMGSHFGDMEVSRLSQLTRLDLSFSLMSTASLDAKTADALRTTDGPVPVVKTSPGDTETAGYALIRDLFGEPALLLSLAMPRDIYRQGQDMLRYTLAAIFLAGLAFAAVLLAFLERRVISRLGILERQAGTIGVRHAGERRVALSGNDELARLSDSINDMLDRLEKTQEALEISEGKYRSLFLNTATAMILVNTETSLIELVNAEFERLSGFSREEVEHRKNWKDFTLDFDALAIEDFFRRRAGAERPLPGSIDCRFLGRDQDIRYVSLTVAMIAGTDMCIVSMIDLTDRKRAEEALAEFSRKLERLVAERTSALEDKARELVEANKRLLELDRLKSAFLSSVSHELRTPLTSIRGFASLIRKDLARLGKTSQGVTGKYVRIDGNLSIIIKESDRLTMLLNDFLDLSKIESGRMEWRDTRLPVADLVARGVDAVRGLFEEKHSICLALDVPDDLPDIYADPDRMLQVLINLLSNAAKFTDKGVVRIMASRDGDGLRLTVSDEGMGVPKEDLESIFGKFRQSAQGDILENKPRGTGLGLAICRNIIRHYGGRIWAESEVGRGSSFHIFLPGGRLASRVGGSLDGPDTKTAAPS from the coding sequence ATGGGACTTCGCCGTGCGACCATCCTTCTGACCGGGCTTACCCTCGCTGTTTTGCTCGTGGCCTTATACGCCACCTCGCGGTTCATCATCCTGGATCGCTTCCTGTCCCTGGAAAACGAGATCACCAGACAAAACGTGGAGCGGGGCGTCAACGCCCTGATGGCCCGCCTGGCCCAGTTGGGGCTTTTGGCCACGGACTGGGCCAACTGGGACGACGCCTATGCGTTTGTGGTCGAACCCGGCGAGGAATTTGTCCAAAGCAACCTCACGCCGGAAACCTTCGTGCATCAAAACCTCGACATCATCCTTTTTTTCGACGTAACCGGCAGCGTGGTCTGGGGAAAATTCAGGGAACCCGGTCAGTTGGCGCCCGAGCCCTTATCGCCGCCGCTTCGCGAGATATGTGAATCCGCCGTGCAGCGCCTTTCTGGCGTCGAGGACGGCGCGCCCAAGGATGGCATTTTGCTTCTTCCCCAGGGCGCGTATCTGGTGGCCATCCATCCTCTCCTCAAAAGCGACGCCACAGGGCCGCACCGTGGCTACCTGCTCATGGGAAGCCACTTCGGAGACATGGAGGTGTCCAGGTTGTCGCAGCTGACCCGCCTGGATCTTTCCTTCAGCCTCATGTCGACAGCCTCCCTGGACGCAAAGACGGCCGACGCCCTGCGCACCACGGATGGACCCGTTCCGGTGGTGAAGACCTCCCCGGGGGATACGGAGACAGCTGGATATGCCCTGATCCGCGATCTATTTGGGGAACCCGCCCTGCTTTTGTCCTTGGCCATGCCCCGGGACATCTACCGCCAGGGGCAGGACATGCTGCGCTACACCCTGGCCGCGATTTTTCTGGCCGGGCTGGCCTTCGCCGCCGTGCTTCTGGCCTTTTTGGAGCGCCGGGTGATCTCCCGCCTGGGGATCCTCGAACGGCAGGCCGGAACCATCGGCGTCCGTCACGCAGGAGAGCGGCGTGTGGCTCTGTCCGGCAACGACGAATTGGCCCGGCTTTCCGACAGCATCAACGACATGCTCGACCGTCTGGAAAAGACCCAGGAGGCCTTGGAGATCTCCGAGGGGAAATACCGCTCCCTCTTTTTGAACACGGCCACGGCCATGATCCTGGTCAACACCGAAACGTCGCTCATTGAGTTGGTCAACGCGGAATTCGAGCGGCTGTCCGGCTTTTCCCGGGAGGAAGTGGAGCATCGCAAAAACTGGAAGGATTTCACCCTGGATTTCGACGCCCTGGCCATTGAGGATTTTTTTCGCAGACGGGCGGGCGCCGAGCGCCCCCTGCCCGGAAGCATCGACTGCCGGTTCCTGGGACGCGACCAGGATATCCGCTATGTGTCCCTGACCGTGGCCATGATCGCCGGGACGGATATGTGCATCGTGTCCATGATCGACCTCACCGACCGCAAGCGGGCCGAGGAGGCCCTGGCCGAATTCAGTCGCAAGCTGGAACGGCTGGTGGCCGAGCGCACCAGCGCCCTGGAGGACAAGGCCAGGGAGCTGGTTGAGGCCAACAAACGACTTTTGGAGCTGGATCGGCTCAAATCCGCGTTTTTGTCCAGCGTCTCCCACGAACTGCGCACCCCCCTGACCTCCATCCGGGGCTTTGCCTCGCTCATTCGCAAGGATCTGGCCCGCCTGGGCAAAACCAGCCAGGGAGTGACCGGCAAATACGTGCGCATCGACGGCAACCTCAGCATCATCATCAAGGAGAGCGACCGTCTGACCATGCTGCTCAACGATTTCCTGGATCTGTCCAAGATCGAGTCCGGGAGGATGGAATGGCGCGACACCAGGCTCCCGGTCGCCGACCTGGTGGCCAGGGGCGTGGACGCCGTACGCGGTCTTTTCGAGGAAAAGCACAGCATATGCCTGGCCCTGGATGTGCCCGACGATCTGCCGGATATCTACGCCGACCCGGATCGCATGCTCCAGGTGCTCATCAATCTGCTCTCCAACGCGGCCAAATTTACGGACAAGGGCGTGGTGCGCATCATGGCCTCCCGCGACGGCGACGGACTGCGCCTGACCGTGAGCGACGAGGGCATGGGCGTTCCCAAGGAGGATCTGGAGTCGATTTTCGGAAAATTCCGCCAGTCCGCCCAGGGGGACATCCTGGAGAACAAGCCCCGGGGCACGGGCCTTGGGCTGGCCATCTGCCGCAATATCATCCGGCACTACGGCGGCCGCATCTGGGCCGAATCCGAGGTCGGCCGGGGAAGTTCGTTTCATATTTTCCTGCCCGGCGGGCGCCTGGCTTCCCGCGTTGGCGGAAGCCTCGACGGGCCGGACACGAAAACAGCCGCCCCGTCTTGA
- the rpsT gene encoding 30S ribosomal protein S20, with amino-acid sequence MANHKSAIKRHKQSIKARDRNRMVKTRVKNAIKAVRQAVTGKDAEAAEKALLSASSVLDRAATKKVIHWKKAARNISRLTVAVNSLKTA; translated from the coding sequence TTGGCTAATCATAAGTCCGCGATCAAAAGGCATAAGCAGAGCATAAAGGCCCGTGACCGCAACCGCATGGTCAAGACCCGGGTCAAAAACGCCATCAAGGCCGTGCGCCAGGCCGTGACCGGAAAGGACGCCGAGGCCGCTGAAAAGGCCCTGCTGTCCGCTTCCTCGGTGCTGGACAGGGCGGCCACCAAGAAGGTCATCCACTGGAAGAAGGCGGCGCGCAACATTTCCCGCCTGACCGTGGCCGTCAACTCGCTGAAAACAGCCTAA
- the glyS gene encoding glycine--tRNA ligase subunit beta, protein MPHFLFEIGFEEMPARFLSGLSSEIEAIFSQRLTQARIGFERIRPFVTARRLGVSVTGMDAVTRREEEVVSGPPEKVAFGPDGAPSKAALGFCRTQGVDMAEAFVLETDKGRYLAVRKTTGGEAAAALLPDICIWCVKGLTFPKKMRWGSGDFAFGRPIHWFVALLDDAVIPFEIAGVVSGRTTRGHRIMGPGPFDVPHADAHAAILREKGQVVADPAERETIIRSQAETLAAEIGGRAIIKPSLLAEVTGLTEYPVVAMGRFHEKFLAVPKEVLLTSMESHQKSFGVEDATGRLLPCFLTTLGLDPGQSLDLVRKGWERVLRARLEDARFFWEADLAAEVSGWLGRLESVVFLAGLGSMGDKSRRLEALCGRLAGMVDPSLAAQAARAGRVAKADLVSEMVGEFAELQGIMGGIYAREKGEDEAVAAAVAEQYLPVGPESPIPSTVCGALVAVADKIDTLAGCFGMELVPTGAADPYALRRQALGICRIVIEHGLRLNLPELIQAAFEGYQGVSFKTTPTHALARLLDFFGQRLRAYFTGLGRDTLVVEAAVGAGYEDIFALSARIDALTAFAATPDFGQAVLTFKRAANIIRKQGAEAGHPLTGAVVTSLLAEEAEKRLHDKFVEVFPRMDALFAADEYRALFDLLHELRPFVDAFFDSVMVMCEDAALRTNRLNLLMSLVSRLSRLADFAALQV, encoded by the coding sequence ATGCCCCATTTTCTGTTTGAGATCGGTTTCGAGGAGATGCCCGCCCGCTTTTTATCCGGGCTTTCCTCGGAGATCGAAGCGATTTTTTCCCAACGTCTGACCCAGGCCCGGATCGGCTTCGAGCGCATCCGCCCCTTTGTCACCGCCAGACGCCTCGGGGTGTCCGTCACGGGTATGGATGCCGTGACCCGCCGCGAGGAAGAGGTGGTCAGCGGCCCGCCGGAAAAGGTGGCCTTCGGGCCGGACGGCGCGCCCAGCAAGGCCGCTCTGGGGTTTTGCCGCACCCAGGGTGTGGACATGGCCGAGGCCTTCGTTTTGGAAACGGACAAGGGACGCTATCTGGCCGTGCGCAAGACCACCGGCGGCGAGGCCGCCGCCGCGCTTTTGCCGGACATCTGCATCTGGTGCGTCAAGGGGCTGACTTTCCCAAAGAAAATGCGCTGGGGCAGCGGCGATTTCGCCTTCGGCCGCCCCATCCACTGGTTCGTGGCCCTTTTGGACGACGCCGTGATCCCCTTTGAGATCGCGGGCGTGGTCTCGGGGCGGACCACCCGGGGGCACCGCATCATGGGGCCGGGGCCGTTCGACGTGCCCCATGCCGACGCCCATGCGGCCATCCTCCGGGAAAAGGGCCAGGTGGTCGCGGACCCGGCCGAGCGCGAGACCATTATCCGTTCCCAGGCCGAGACCCTGGCTGCGGAGATCGGGGGACGGGCCATCATCAAACCCTCGCTTTTGGCGGAAGTCACGGGACTGACGGAATATCCGGTGGTGGCCATGGGCCGTTTTCACGAAAAATTCCTGGCGGTTCCCAAGGAAGTGCTGTTGACCAGCATGGAGAGCCACCAAAAAAGCTTCGGGGTCGAGGACGCAACGGGGCGGCTTTTGCCCTGCTTCCTGACCACCCTGGGACTTGATCCGGGGCAAAGTCTGGATCTGGTGCGCAAGGGCTGGGAGCGGGTCTTGCGGGCGCGCCTGGAAGACGCCCGGTTTTTCTGGGAGGCGGATCTGGCCGCCGAGGTATCGGGCTGGCTCGGCCGCCTGGAGAGCGTGGTCTTTTTGGCCGGGCTCGGCAGCATGGGCGACAAGTCCCGCCGCCTGGAGGCGCTGTGCGGCCGTCTGGCCGGAATGGTCGATCCGTCCCTGGCCGCGCAGGCCGCCCGGGCCGGACGAGTGGCCAAGGCTGATCTCGTTTCCGAGATGGTTGGGGAATTCGCCGAACTGCAAGGGATCATGGGCGGCATCTATGCCCGGGAAAAAGGCGAGGACGAGGCGGTGGCCGCCGCCGTAGCCGAACAGTATCTGCCTGTCGGGCCGGAAAGTCCCATTCCCTCCACGGTCTGCGGCGCGCTCGTGGCCGTGGCCGACAAGATCGACACCCTGGCCGGATGTTTCGGCATGGAGCTGGTTCCCACCGGGGCGGCCGATCCGTACGCCCTGCGGCGTCAGGCCCTGGGCATCTGCCGAATCGTCATCGAGCATGGGCTGCGCCTGAATCTGCCGGAGCTGATCCAGGCGGCCTTCGAGGGCTACCAGGGCGTCTCCTTCAAAACCACCCCCACCCATGCCCTGGCCAGGCTCCTGGACTTTTTCGGCCAGCGGTTGCGGGCCTATTTTACGGGTCTTGGCCGGGACACCCTGGTGGTGGAGGCGGCCGTGGGGGCGGGATACGAGGACATCTTCGCGCTTTCGGCCCGCATCGACGCCCTGACCGCCTTTGCGGCCACCCCGGACTTCGGGCAGGCGGTCTTGACCTTCAAACGAGCCGCCAACATCATCCGCAAACAGGGGGCCGAGGCCGGACATCCCCTGACCGGTGCGGTTGTGACCTCGCTTTTGGCCGAGGAGGCTGAAAAACGGCTCCACGACAAGTTCGTCGAGGTCTTCCCGCGCATGGACGCGCTGTTCGCCGCCGACGAATACCGGGCGCTCTTCGATCTGTTGCACGAATTGCGGCCCTTTGTGGATGCCTTTTTCGATTCGGTGATGGTCATGTGCGAGGATGCGGCCTTGCGGACCAACCGCCTGAATCTGCTCATGTCGCTGGTGTCGCGCCTGTCGCGGCTGGCGGATTTTGCGGCCTTGCAGGTGTGA
- the glyQ gene encoding glycine--tRNA ligase subunit alpha, with amino-acid sequence MHFQDVILTLQRFWADAGCVVAQPYDIEVGAGTFNPATFFRVIGPEPWRVAYVEPSRRPTDGRYGENPNRLQHYYQFQVVLKPSPDNVQELYLQSLKALGIDPSRHDIRFVEDDWESPTLGAWGLGWEVWLNGMEVTQFTYFQQVGGIDLSPVSVELTYGLERLTMYLQEKESVYDLSWNGQVTYGHVHHRAEFEHSTYNFEKSDAAMLLSFFNACEAECRRLCELALPWPAYDYCLKCSHAFNMLQARGAISITERTGYIARVRALASSLARLYAAQREELGYPMLVA; translated from the coding sequence ATGCATTTTCAGGACGTCATCTTGACCTTGCAGCGTTTCTGGGCCGACGCCGGATGCGTGGTGGCCCAGCCCTACGACATCGAGGTCGGGGCCGGCACCTTCAATCCGGCCACGTTTTTCCGGGTCATCGGCCCCGAGCCCTGGCGGGTCGCCTATGTCGAGCCTTCAAGACGGCCCACGGACGGCCGCTACGGCGAGAATCCCAACCGCCTGCAGCATTACTACCAGTTTCAGGTCGTTCTCAAGCCTTCGCCGGACAACGTCCAAGAGTTGTATCTGCAAAGCCTCAAGGCCCTGGGCATCGATCCCTCGCGCCACGACATCCGTTTCGTGGAGGACGACTGGGAGTCGCCCACCCTGGGGGCCTGGGGGCTGGGCTGGGAGGTCTGGCTCAACGGCATGGAGGTCACCCAGTTCACCTATTTCCAGCAGGTGGGCGGCATCGACCTGTCGCCGGTCAGCGTGGAGCTGACCTACGGCCTGGAGCGGCTGACCATGTACCTCCAGGAAAAGGAGTCGGTCTACGACCTGTCCTGGAACGGCCAGGTGACCTACGGCCATGTGCATCACCGCGCCGAGTTCGAGCATTCCACCTACAATTTCGAGAAAAGCGACGCCGCCATGCTGTTGTCCTTTTTCAACGCCTGCGAGGCCGAATGCCGTCGGCTGTGCGAGCTTGCGCTGCCCTGGCCGGCCTACGATTATTGCCTGAAGTGCTCCCACGCCTTCAACATGCTCCAGGCCCGGGGGGCCATCTCCATCACCGAGCGCACGGGCTACATCGCCCGGGTGCGCGCCCTGGCCTCGTCCCTGGCCCGGCTCTACGCCGCCCAGCGCGAGGAACTCGGCTATCCCATGCTTGTCGCCTAA
- the recO gene encoding DNA repair protein RecO, producing MEFSEKALVLRVGRFREIDAWVRLFSPSRGVYTAFAFGGCRSRRRFCGCLDVFNHVHFKVKSGRAYHTLLEGQLVNGHGRLRAEPGRLGMAVNCLKFFEAVEVPPPGARAAHDMLLESLAALSDEPAPPRLFPVYFRARVACDQGFFPSLSVCHACGVTGADLPGAVFHVEEGRFLCPACHRPGRGTFVRLGRETVTLLETVRRAGPATWGGLAPSSAAAGEFSRLLDRFVTYHLGLSWEHGTFVKN from the coding sequence ATGGAATTTTCCGAGAAGGCTCTCGTTTTGCGGGTGGGCCGTTTTCGGGAAATAGATGCCTGGGTGCGGCTTTTTTCGCCCTCGCGCGGCGTCTATACCGCCTTCGCCTTTGGAGGCTGCCGCAGCCGTAGACGGTTTTGCGGCTGTCTGGACGTCTTCAATCACGTCCATTTCAAGGTCAAAAGCGGGCGGGCCTACCACACCCTTTTGGAGGGGCAGCTCGTCAACGGACATGGTCGGCTGCGAGCGGAGCCGGGACGCCTGGGCATGGCCGTCAACTGTCTGAAATTTTTCGAGGCCGTGGAGGTTCCCCCTCCCGGGGCGCGGGCGGCTCACGACATGCTTCTGGAGAGCCTGGCGGCCCTTTCGGACGAACCCGCGCCGCCACGGCTTTTTCCCGTGTATTTCCGGGCCAGGGTGGCTTGCGACCAGGGCTTTTTCCCCTCCCTGTCCGTCTGTCACGCCTGCGGCGTGACCGGCGCCGATCTGCCGGGCGCCGTGTTTCATGTGGAGGAAGGGCGGTTTTTGTGTCCGGCCTGCCACCGGCCGGGGCGCGGAACCTTCGTCCGGCTTGGCCGTGAGACGGTGACGCTTTTGGAGACCGTGCGCCGGGCGGGACCGGCGACGTGGGGTGGGCTCGCCCCGTCGTCGGCGGCGGCGGGGGAGTTCTCCCGGCTGCTGGATCGTTTCGTCACCTACCACCTGGGACTTTCCTGGGAACACGGAACCTTTGTCAAAAACTGA
- a CDS encoding helix-turn-helix domain-containing protein, with protein MDLRELGALLKAERERRGLSDNDVIDRIKIGRACLIAIEEGDKDGLPHPVYAKGFIKNYAKLLDLDPEEIGDAFSEAVGVMPDSNLTPQHELNESITQATIVRNGGGGYLRYVIVAAAILVVVVAVLWFFSLTPFHTGRTTPPAPSSQASAPGLAKGSLPDQDSQIKPGSAGDSQAVTAPSETAPSTAAPGSMTPTAPVAGQPASSQPLAVSPPGAPLALTTEPAAPTAEAVSAADAEEPADPSLSPDIVLGEHGAHSVTILALAECWIDVSVDGGATKGIMLTKGKRFVGNFNESLLVRLGNAGGVEVRYDDKNYPLQAGPGEVKTLKFVAKGNGEPQQAASNSSTTQVPMTAKPPVGAPAAPAGSPSAKAIPGAVAPPSTVTVAPPAAPPVASSSAPAATPPAEGAAAGPAGSRSLEITGADGSWVIVTVDGGKPKEVFVKKGQTLTEPYKEKIEVRLGNPSSVIFRHEGQEMPVSTQRGEAKTVRFPNS; from the coding sequence ATGGATTTACGCGAATTGGGAGCTTTGCTGAAAGCGGAGCGAGAACGACGCGGCCTATCGGACAATGATGTCATCGATAGGATCAAGATAGGGAGAGCCTGCCTGATCGCCATTGAAGAAGGCGATAAGGACGGACTTCCCCATCCGGTGTACGCCAAGGGGTTTATCAAAAACTACGCTAAGTTGCTCGACCTTGATCCCGAAGAGATCGGCGATGCGTTTTCAGAGGCCGTGGGCGTCATGCCGGATTCCAATCTGACGCCGCAACATGAATTGAACGAATCGATCACCCAGGCCACGATCGTCCGAAACGGGGGGGGCGGGTATCTGCGCTACGTCATCGTGGCGGCCGCCATCCTGGTTGTCGTTGTGGCCGTACTGTGGTTTTTTTCATTGACGCCGTTTCATACCGGGCGGACGACGCCCCCCGCCCCCTCGTCCCAGGCGTCCGCCCCCGGACTTGCCAAGGGATCGTTGCCGGATCAGGATTCCCAAATCAAGCCCGGGAGCGCGGGTGATTCCCAGGCCGTGACGGCGCCTTCCGAGACAGCCCCGTCGACTGCGGCCCCGGGAAGCATGACGCCCACAGCGCCCGTCGCCGGTCAACCGGCATCCTCGCAGCCGTTGGCGGTCAGTCCGCCTGGAGCGCCCCTTGCGTTGACAACGGAGCCTGCCGCCCCGACAGCCGAGGCCGTATCGGCGGCGGATGCGGAAGAGCCCGCCGATCCGTCCCTGTCGCCGGATATCGTGCTCGGGGAACATGGCGCCCATTCCGTGACCATCCTTGCTCTGGCCGAATGTTGGATCGACGTTTCGGTGGATGGCGGCGCCACCAAGGGGATCATGCTGACCAAGGGGAAACGGTTCGTCGGCAATTTCAACGAGTCCCTGCTGGTCCGGCTGGGCAACGCCGGCGGCGTGGAAGTCCGTTACGACGACAAGAACTATCCGTTGCAGGCAGGCCCGGGCGAGGTCAAGACGCTGAAATTCGTGGCCAAGGGGAACGGCGAACCCCAGCAGGCCGCGTCCAACTCGTCGACGACCCAGGTGCCGATGACTGCGAAACCACCTGTCGGCGCGCCCGCCGCCCCGGCCGGATCGCCGTCGGCAAAGGCCATCCCCGGCGCGGTCGCGCCACCCTCCACCGTGACGGTCGCTCCGCCCGCAGCGCCCCCCGTGGCGTCTTCTTCGGCCCCGGCAGCGACGCCTCCCGCCGAGGGGGCAGCCGCAGGCCCGGCCGGTTCCCGCAGCCTGGAGATCACCGGTGCGGACGGCAGCTGGGTCATTGTGACGGTCGACGGCGGCAAGCCCAAAGAGGTGTTCGTCAAGAAAGGGCAGACCCTGACCGAGCCGTACAAGGAAAAGATCGAGGTCCGGCTCGGCAATCCCAGCAGCGTGATTTTCCGTCACGAGGGGCAGGAGATGCCCGTGAGCACCCAGCGGGGTGAGGCCAAGACCGTCCGTTTCCCCAATTCCTGA
- a CDS encoding SurA N-terminal domain-containing protein, with product MSRAFSSLVIALCLFICSAQSHAVELVDRVVAVVNGQLITLFELNEKLNKMLAQAQGISISQNDPEYIELQKRVLDSMINDILIKQAAEKLGITVSETEIATKINELKKQNGMNEEQFRKQLAQEGLTRQEFEKSLETEAIKHQLLGYMVNKRILVTDEEVRQYYDQVGGNIPDPKANLARRTPGAIGFIMVGSMAEAESLRQKIASGQLSFADAARKFSIGPGKEQGGDLGGDVSADDLAPPLRKALQDAPAGQVTKPVPLEGKAVLLIRKATSDAPAAADAAPAPASSSKSFEQARGQVYEMLFRTKFEKLFQEYMNTLRTKAVVDLRL from the coding sequence TTGTCCCGCGCGTTCTCCTCCCTTGTGATCGCCCTGTGCCTCTTCATCTGCTCGGCACAGAGCCACGCCGTCGAACTTGTCGATAGAGTGGTGGCTGTGGTCAACGGCCAGCTCATCACCCTTTTTGAACTTAACGAAAAACTCAATAAAATGCTGGCCCAGGCCCAGGGAATCAGCATTTCACAAAATGATCCGGAGTACATCGAGCTGCAAAAGCGTGTCCTGGACTCCATGATCAACGACATCCTGATCAAACAGGCGGCGGAAAAACTCGGGATTACCGTCTCGGAGACGGAAATCGCGACGAAGATCAATGAATTGAAAAAGCAAAACGGCATGAACGAAGAGCAGTTCCGGAAGCAGCTCGCCCAGGAAGGACTGACGCGGCAGGAGTTTGAGAAAAGCTTGGAGACAGAGGCCATCAAGCACCAGTTGCTCGGATATATGGTCAACAAGCGGATTTTGGTCACAGACGAGGAAGTGCGCCAGTATTACGACCAGGTGGGGGGAAACATCCCTGATCCCAAGGCCAACCTGGCCCGCCGGACTCCGGGGGCCATCGGGTTCATCATGGTCGGCAGCATGGCCGAGGCCGAGTCCCTGCGGCAAAAGATCGCCTCGGGGCAACTGTCTTTTGCGGATGCGGCCCGGAAATTTTCCATCGGCCCGGGAAAGGAGCAGGGGGGAGACCTTGGCGGAGACGTGTCTGCCGATGATCTGGCCCCGCCCCTGCGCAAGGCGCTGCAGGACGCGCCAGCCGGGCAGGTCACCAAGCCGGTTCCCCTGGAGGGAAAGGCCGTGCTGCTTATTCGCAAGGCCACGTCCGACGCCCCGGCGGCGGCCGACGCCGCTCCTGCTCCCGCGAGTTCGTCCAAATCGTTCGAGCAGGCGCGCGGCCAGGTGTATGAAATGCTGTTTCGGACCAAGTTTGAGAAGCTTTTTCAGGAATATATGAATACATTGCGCACCAAGGCGGTCGTCGATCTCCGCCTGTAG